The sequence CTCTCAGGCGGCGCCCTACACCCTTCCTCCGAATGTGACCATTCTCGGATTCGGGCTGGCCGACTTTTTGGGGAGCGGTTCGTTCGATGTCGTCGAGAAAGGAGACGACGACAAGATGAGAGTTTACTCCCGGCGGGGTTCCGTCCGGTACACGAGTTCGGAAACCTACGGCGGTTCTGTCCAGAAGGAATACTACGACCCCGGGCAAATCGGACAGAGTCGGGCGGCCGACGAAGGCGCACCGATATTCCAGATCCGCTCGCGCATTCTGTACGAGGATGTGGACGGGGACGGTGTTCGCGAGGTTCTCGTCATCAAGAACGAGTACGGTGCCTCGCGCATCGCACCCGGTCTCGGAGTATCCGGCGGGCAGGTGATCAGTCTGATCTGGGACGGCAGCGGGCTGTCCGAGATATGGCGCGCCCGGAAGACCGATTCGGGTGTTGCCGACTTCGCGTTCGGCGATGCGGACAACGATGGTTCCAACGATCTGGTCATCGTCAATGCCAATTCGAGCGCCGGGAGCGGGAGCGTTCAAAGCCATATCTTCATCTATAAGTTGAGAAGGTAAGGAAAAAGCGGGCGGAATCGGGTGTGACCCGATCGTCCGCACCGCCGGGGAAGGGCTGGAGCCCGGGAGCGGGCCATGCTCGGGGAAAAGTCTTTTCCTACTGAAATCATTGGATTTATGGGGCACCCCGGCCTCGATTTCCGCCTGCCTTGTTGGTTGACACCCCCACGGACGATGGATACCCTGCCCCTCGCTCGGAGTTGAGCCGGGCAGAGTGGTTTTTAACCTTCTTCCACCTGGCCTCATCCGGCATCGGTACTCTGCGGATGGGCGAGGGGATCGGCCGCGAGTTGATTCCATGAAAGACCATCCCATCTCCTAGAATCCGAGCCCGTTATTTTGGAGAAGGGAGGGCGACCCTTCTCTGACCTTTTTAGAATTCTGGTCGTCCGGTATGCCCCGGACGGAATGAGGAACGTTATGCGCAAGTACCATTTGCTTGCTCCGGGACCGACGCAGGTCCCCCCCGAGGTTCTCGAGGCCCTGGCCCGGCCCCTTCTCCACCACCGGACGGAGGAGTTTGAGGCGGTTTTCGCCGAGGTGCGCAAGGGTCTTTCCTGGCTTTACCAGGTAGAAGGAGATGTCATCACGCTGGCCGCTTCGGGCACCGGCGGGATGGAGGCGGCGGTGGCGAATCTCCTCTCTCCCGGCGAGCGGGTGCTGGTCATCCAGGGTGGAAAGTTCGGCGAGCGATGGGGGGAGATCGCCCGGGCCTTCGGAATGGACACGGATGTGATGGAGGTGGAGGAGGGCCGCTCGGCCGATGTCGGGGAGGTGGAGCGCCGCCTCTCGGGAGGAAAATACCGGGCCCTTCTCGTGCAGGCGAGCGAGACCTCAACGGGCGCCAAGCACGACATCGAGAAGATCGCGGCGGCGGCCAGGCGTGCATCGCCCGATACGCTTCTCATCGTGGATGCCATTACCGCCCTCGGGGTATACGACATCCGTCCGGACGAATGGGGGCTGGACGCGGTGGTGACCGGCAGCCAGAAGTCCCTCATGCTTCCGCCGGGGCTGGCCTTCATCTGGCTGAGCAATCGGGCCTGGGATGCGGCCGAGGCGGCGGCGTCGCCCCGGTATTATTTTGATTTGCGGGCCGAGCGGAAGAGCCAGGCGAAAAACACCACGGCCTGGACGCCCGCCATCTCCCTCATCGCCGGGCTTCAGGTTTCCCTCCGGATGATGCAGGAGGAAGGGCGCGCGGCCGTTTATGCCCGCCACGCTCGCCTGTCGGCCGGGACGTGCGCGGCGGTCGAGGCCATGGGCCTGGAAATCTTCCCGCGCGATCTGCGGAGCGAAGCTGTGACGGCTGTCCGGGTGCCGGAGGGTGTAGATGGAAAGGCGATCCCCCGGACCATGCAGAGCGGCCACGGTGTCACCATCGCCGGCGGGCAGGGCGGCCTCAGCGGAAAGATTTTCCGGATCGGCCATCTGGGCTATGTGGATGAGTCCGACATCCTGGTGGCCGTGGGCGCGCTGGAAGAGACGCTGGCCGAACTGGGATACCATTTGAAAAAGGGATCCGGATTGACCGCGGCCCAGGAGATTTTTTCGAAATGACGGAAAGCTACCGCGTGCTGATCGCCGAACCCCTCTCGC is a genomic window of bacterium containing:
- a CDS encoding alanine--glyoxylate aminotransferase family protein, whose translation is MRKYHLLAPGPTQVPPEVLEALARPLLHHRTEEFEAVFAEVRKGLSWLYQVEGDVITLAASGTGGMEAAVANLLSPGERVLVIQGGKFGERWGEIARAFGMDTDVMEVEEGRSADVGEVERRLSGGKYRALLVQASETSTGAKHDIEKIAAAARRASPDTLLIVDAITALGVYDIRPDEWGLDAVVTGSQKSLMLPPGLAFIWLSNRAWDAAEAAASPRYYFDLRAERKSQAKNTTAWTPAISLIAGLQVSLRMMQEEGRAAVYARHARLSAGTCAAVEAMGLEIFPRDLRSEAVTAVRVPEGVDGKAIPRTMQSGHGVTIAGGQGGLSGKIFRIGHLGYVDESDILVAVGALEETLAELGYHLKKGSGLTAAQEIFSK